From Coffea arabica cultivar ET-39 chromosome 2e, Coffea Arabica ET-39 HiFi, whole genome shotgun sequence, the proteins below share one genomic window:
- the LOC113730438 gene encoding probable glycosyltransferase At5g03795 produces MAVSSSSVLFLCLLSLAQPLHSLSASPYLFPSTLFDNYEKMLTTFRIYMYTPQKPFTFTTSPLSLFHTSLLNSPFLTQNADEAHLFYIPFPPDLSTRSRARLVRHLRISYPYWNRTLGADHFFMAPSGVDSSSDRNAVELKKNSVQISIFPTASGNVIPHKDITLPPVNPSPLALVQGPGNDTASHLGFMVCDGKLLEYNYLVNEMKRDPEFRIESEPSDHVDLVKESKFCLFLYGGEMTWMVEAMALGCVPVVLVDRPVQDFPLTDVLRWSDMGLLVRTRGGLKRLKAVLNGVGGDRYQQMRELGVAASRHLVWNLEPQPYDAFHMVMYQLWLRRHTIRYARREWV; encoded by the coding sequence ATGGCCGTTTCTTCCTCCTCCGTCCTCTTCCTCTGTCTCCTCAGCCTTGCCCAACCCCTCCACAGCCTTTCCGCCTCGCCATACCTCTTCCCCAGTACCCTTTTCGACAACTACGAAAAGATGCTCACCACTTTCAGAATTTACATGTACACCCCGCAGAAGCCCTTCACCTTTACAACATCGCCGCTGTCTCTCTTCCACACCTCTCTCCTCAACAGTCCATTTCTCACTCAAAACGCAGACGAAGCTCACCTCTTCTACATTCCCTTTCCTCCAGACCTCTCCACGCGCTCGCGTGCGCGTCTTGTTAGACACCTCAGAATCAGTTATCCTTACTGGAACCGTACTCTGGGTGCTGACCACTTTTTCATGGCGCCTAGCGGCGTTGACTCTTCGTCGGACAGAAACGCCGTCGAACTGAAGAAAAATTCTGTTCAGATTTCCATTTTCCCGACGGCCTCCGGTAACGTTATACCTCACAAGGACATTACTCTGCCGCCTGTCAATCCGTCGCCGCTCGCTCTAGTCCAGGGGCCAGGTAACGACACGGCGTCACACCTTGGCTTTATGGTCTGCGATGGGAAACTGCTAGAGTATAATTATTTGGTCAACGAGATGAAGAGAGATCCTGAGTTTAGGATTGAATCCGAGCCATCGGATCACGTTGACTTGGTCAAAGAAAGtaagttttgtttgtttttgtatGGAGGGGAGATGACGTGGATGGTGGAGGCAATGGCATTGGGTTGTGTGCCTGTGGTGCTTGTGGACCGGCCGGTTCAGGATTTCCCGTTGACGGACGTTTTGAGATGGTCTGATATGGGTTTGTTGGTGAGGACACGTGGAGGTCTTAAGAGGCTGAAGGCAGTCCTGAATGGCGTGGGCGGAGACAGGTACCAGCAAATGAGGGAATTGGGTGTGGCGGCGAGTCGGCATCTAGTGTGGAACTTGGAACCGCAGCCGTACGATGCGTTTCATATGGTGATGTATCAGCTGTGGCTTAGACGGCATACTATCAGATACGCCCGGAGGGAATGGGTTTAG
- the LOC140036587 gene encoding uncharacterized protein yields MATDDSLTNLPTSHLLGSVPAVVTEAKSPSSQGAPGANLQIFPPNNGGNSWRGYQTLGGQSEADGEQSVNESANNWKGFFSISSYTQYFNVDTDIVLNRILSSFYPSSGDFFSKIDANPDLYGLIWISTTLIFVIASLGNCATYLMHKRTDSTTAWSFDVSYVNVATFAIYGYALLVPLGFYFLLQYMGSNASLVRFWCLWGYSLFIFILSSFLLIIPNEFLRWIVILLSGAASAGFVALNLKSYIPTNDMTFVSVAAFVLQIGLAIFLKMWFFP; encoded by the exons ATGGCAACGGACGATTCTCTGACCAATCTCCCCACCAGCCACCTACTTGGCTCGGTCCCG GCTGTGGTAACTGAAGCAAAGAGCCCCAGTTCCCAGGGAG CTCCTGGAGCAAATTTGCAAATATTTCCTCCAAATAATGGTGGAAACAGCTGGCGTGGTTATCAAACTCTTGGAGGTCAAAGTG AAGCTGATGGAGAACAATCAGTAAACGAATCAGCAAACAACTGGAAAGGATTCTTTAGCATCTCCTCATATACACAGTATTTCAATGTAGATACAGACATTGTCTTGAACAGAATCCTGAGCTCATTTTATCCAAGCAGCGGGGATTTTTTTAGCAAGATCGATGCCAATCCAGATTT GTATGGCCTCATCTGGATCTCCACCACGTTGATTTTTGTCATTGCCTCCCTTGGTAATTGTGCCACTTATCTGATGCACAAGAGAACTGATAGCACTACAGCTTGGAGTTTTGATGTCAGCTATGTCAATGTGGCTACATTTGCCATCTATGGTTATGCACTCCTTGTGCCTCTgggattttattttttgcttcagTACATGGGTTCAAATGCCAGCCTAGTACGCTTTTGGTGCTTGTGGGGATATtcccttttcattttcattctcagCTCT TTTTTGTTGATTATTCCAAATGAATTTCTTCGCTGGATTGTGATACTACTGAGTGGTGCGGCATCAGCTGGCTTTGTTGCCCTGAATCTCAAATCTTACATACCAACAAATGATATGACTTTTGTGTCAGTAGCTGCATTTGTTCTGCAAATAGGTCTTGCAATCTTCCTCAAGATGTGGTTCTTCCCTTGA
- the LOC113730441 gene encoding delta-1-pyrroline-5-carboxylate synthase isoform X1, producing MGSNADLTRAFIKDVKRVIVKVGTAIVTQADGRLALGRLGALCEQIQELNSEGYEVILVTSGAVGAGRQRLRYRRLVNSSFADLQKPQHELDGKACAAVGQNGLMALYDSLFSQLDVTSAQLLVTDNDFRDPDFRKQLSETVKSLLSLKVIPILNENDAVSTRKAPYEDSSGIFWDNDSLAALLALELKADLLVLLSDVEGLYSGPPSDPKSKLIHTYVKERHEGAITFGNKSRVGRGGMTAKVKAAVYAAYAGIPVVITSGFAGDNIIRVLNGESIGTLFHRDANQWAPAGEIGAHEMAVAARECSRRLQAVSSKDRSKILLDIADALKENENLILAENAADVAAAQQAGYEKSLISRLALKPGKVSGLANSLRMLANMEEPIGQVLKRTELAEGLILEKTTSPLGVLLIIFESRPEALVQIASLAIRSGNGLLLKGGKEAKRSNAILHKIITSSIPESIGKKLIGLVTSREDIPELLKLDDVIDLVIPRGSNKLVSQIKASTKIPVLGHADGICHVYVDKSADKDMAKQIVLDAKTDYPAACNAMETLLVHKDLVQTGLVNELIVELQIKGVTLYGGPRASSLLNIPEARSFHHEYCSLACTVEIVDDVHAAIDHIHQHGSAHTDSIVTDDHDVAELFLHQLDSAAVFHNASTRFSDGYRFGLGAEVGISTSRIHARGPVGVEGLLTTRWIARGNGQVVNGDAGIVYTHKDLTV from the exons ATGGGCAGTAATGCGGATTTAACTCGAGCTTTTATTAAAGACGTCAAACGTGTAATCGTTAAG GTTGGAACTGCTATTGTCACTCAAGCAGATGGCAGGTTGGCACTAGGAAGATTGGGAGCTCTGTGTGAGCAG ATCCAAGAACTGAATTCTGAAGGATATGAGGTTATTCTGGTCACTTCAGGTGCAGTTGGTGCTGGTCGACAACGGTTAAGATATAGAAGATTAGTTAATAGCAG CTTTGCTGATCTTCAAAAGCCACAACATGAGCTTGATGGGAAAGCTTGTGCAGCTGTTGGACAAAATGGTCTCATGGCTCTGTATGATTCATTGTTCAGTCAG TTGGATGTGACATCAGCTCAGCTTCTAGTGACGGATAATGATTTTAGGGATCCAGATTTCAGAAAACAACTCAGTGAGACAGTAAAATCATTGTTGTCCCTGAAGGTTATACCTATACTCAATGAAAATGATGCTGTCAGTACCAGGAAGGCTCCTTATGAG GACTCTTCTGGCATATTTTGGGATAATGACAGTTTAGCAGCTTTACTAGCTTTAGAGCTTAAAGCGGACCTTCTAGTTTTGTTGAGTGATGTTGAAGGTCTTTACAGTGGCCCTCCTAGCGATCCAAAGTCGAAGCTAATTCATACTTATGTAAAAGAGAGGCATGAGGGAGCTATTACCTTCGGAAACAAATCTAGGGTAGGACGAGGAGGCATGACTGCTAAAGTTAAAGCAGCTGTTTATGCAGCTTATGCTGGCATCCCTGTTGTGATTACCAG TGGCTTTGCTGGTGATAATATCATTAGAGTTCTAAATGGAGAATCTATTGGCACACTCTTTCATCGAGATGCTAATCAGTGGGCTCCAGCTGGAGAAATTGGAGCTCATGAGATGGCAGTTGCAGCAAGGGAGTGTTCTAGACGGCTTCAG GCTGTGTCTTCGAAAGACAGGAGTAAAATTTTGCTAGATATAGCTGATgctttgaaagaaaatgaaaatctgATCTTAGCTGAAAATGCTGCTGATGTAGCAGCTGCACAACAAGCTGGATATGAAAAATCTTTGATATCTCGATTGGCTTTAAAGCCTGGAAAG GTTTCTGGTCTTGCAAATTCTCTTCGCATGCTTGCAAATATGGAAGAACCTATTGGTCAGGTTCTAAAAAGAACAGAG CTTGCAGAGGGATTGATCTTGGAAAAGACAACATCTCCTTTaggtgttcttttgattatttttgaGTCACGGCCAGAGGCACTTGTTCAG ATAGCTTCATTGGCAATTAGAAGTGGAAATGGGCTCCTGTTGAAAGGAGGAAAGGAGGCCAAACGATCAAATGCAATCTTACACAAG ATTATTACTTCATCAATCCCAGAAAGCATTGGCAAGAAACTTATTGGACTAGTGACTTCGAGAGAAGACATCCCTGAATTGCTCAAG CTTGATGATGTGATTGATCTTGTGATACCAAGAGGCAGCAATAAACTCGTTTCTCAAATCAAGGCTTCAACAAAAATTCCTGTTCTTGGTCATGCTG ATGGTATCTGCCATGTTTATGTTGACAAGTCAGCTGATAAGGATATGGCAAAGCAAATTGTTTTGGATGCTAAAACAGATTATCCTGCTGCCTGCAATGCAATG GAAACGCTACTTGTTCACAAGGACTTGGTGCAGACTGGTTTAGTTAATGAGCTAATTGTGGAACTTCAAATCAAAG GTGTTACTCTGTATGGTGGACCAAGGGCAAGCTCCTTGTTAAATATTCCAGAGGCACGTTCATTTCATCATGAATATTGTTCACTTGCTTGCACTGTTGAAATTGTGGATGATGTGCATGCTGCAATTGATCATATACATCAACATGGAAG TGCACATACAGATAGCATCGTAACTGATGATCACGATGTTGCAGAACTGTTTTTACATCAACTTGACAG TGCTGCTGTATTCCACAATGCAAGCACAAGATTCAGTGATGGCTACCGATTTGGGCTAGGTGCTGAG
- the LOC113730441 gene encoding delta-1-pyrroline-5-carboxylate synthase isoform X3 — protein MGSNADLTRAFIKDVKRVIVKVGTAIVTQADGRLALGRLGALCEQIQELNSEGYEVILVTSGAVGAGRQRLRYRRLVNSSFADLQKPQHELDGKACAAVGQNGLMALYDSLFSQLDVTSAQLLVTDNDFRDPDFRKQLSETVKSLLSLKVIPILNENDAVSTRKAPYEDSSGIFWDNDSLAALLALELKADLLVLLSDVEGLYSGPPSDPKSKLIHTYVKERHEGAITFGNKSRVGRGGMTAKVKAAVYAAYAGIPVVITSGFAGDNIIRVLNGESIGTLFHRDANQWAPAGEIGAHEMAVAARECSRRLQAVSSKDRSKILLDIADALKENENLILAENAADVAAAQQAGYEKSLISRLALKPGKVSGLANSLRMLANMEEPIGQVLKRTELAEGLILEKTTSPLGVLLIIFESRPEALVQIASLAIRSGNGLLLKGGKEAKRSNAILHKIITSSIPESIGKKLIGLVTSREDIPELLKLDDVIDLVIPRGSNKLVSQIKASTKIPVLGHADGICHVYVDKSADKDMAKQIVLDAKTDYPAACNAMETLLVHKDLVQTGLVNELIVELQIKGIWWSLTPSESDVDCFSINYHLN, from the exons ATGGGCAGTAATGCGGATTTAACTCGAGCTTTTATTAAAGACGTCAAACGTGTAATCGTTAAG GTTGGAACTGCTATTGTCACTCAAGCAGATGGCAGGTTGGCACTAGGAAGATTGGGAGCTCTGTGTGAGCAG ATCCAAGAACTGAATTCTGAAGGATATGAGGTTATTCTGGTCACTTCAGGTGCAGTTGGTGCTGGTCGACAACGGTTAAGATATAGAAGATTAGTTAATAGCAG CTTTGCTGATCTTCAAAAGCCACAACATGAGCTTGATGGGAAAGCTTGTGCAGCTGTTGGACAAAATGGTCTCATGGCTCTGTATGATTCATTGTTCAGTCAG TTGGATGTGACATCAGCTCAGCTTCTAGTGACGGATAATGATTTTAGGGATCCAGATTTCAGAAAACAACTCAGTGAGACAGTAAAATCATTGTTGTCCCTGAAGGTTATACCTATACTCAATGAAAATGATGCTGTCAGTACCAGGAAGGCTCCTTATGAG GACTCTTCTGGCATATTTTGGGATAATGACAGTTTAGCAGCTTTACTAGCTTTAGAGCTTAAAGCGGACCTTCTAGTTTTGTTGAGTGATGTTGAAGGTCTTTACAGTGGCCCTCCTAGCGATCCAAAGTCGAAGCTAATTCATACTTATGTAAAAGAGAGGCATGAGGGAGCTATTACCTTCGGAAACAAATCTAGGGTAGGACGAGGAGGCATGACTGCTAAAGTTAAAGCAGCTGTTTATGCAGCTTATGCTGGCATCCCTGTTGTGATTACCAG TGGCTTTGCTGGTGATAATATCATTAGAGTTCTAAATGGAGAATCTATTGGCACACTCTTTCATCGAGATGCTAATCAGTGGGCTCCAGCTGGAGAAATTGGAGCTCATGAGATGGCAGTTGCAGCAAGGGAGTGTTCTAGACGGCTTCAG GCTGTGTCTTCGAAAGACAGGAGTAAAATTTTGCTAGATATAGCTGATgctttgaaagaaaatgaaaatctgATCTTAGCTGAAAATGCTGCTGATGTAGCAGCTGCACAACAAGCTGGATATGAAAAATCTTTGATATCTCGATTGGCTTTAAAGCCTGGAAAG GTTTCTGGTCTTGCAAATTCTCTTCGCATGCTTGCAAATATGGAAGAACCTATTGGTCAGGTTCTAAAAAGAACAGAG CTTGCAGAGGGATTGATCTTGGAAAAGACAACATCTCCTTTaggtgttcttttgattatttttgaGTCACGGCCAGAGGCACTTGTTCAG ATAGCTTCATTGGCAATTAGAAGTGGAAATGGGCTCCTGTTGAAAGGAGGAAAGGAGGCCAAACGATCAAATGCAATCTTACACAAG ATTATTACTTCATCAATCCCAGAAAGCATTGGCAAGAAACTTATTGGACTAGTGACTTCGAGAGAAGACATCCCTGAATTGCTCAAG CTTGATGATGTGATTGATCTTGTGATACCAAGAGGCAGCAATAAACTCGTTTCTCAAATCAAGGCTTCAACAAAAATTCCTGTTCTTGGTCATGCTG ATGGTATCTGCCATGTTTATGTTGACAAGTCAGCTGATAAGGATATGGCAAAGCAAATTGTTTTGGATGCTAAAACAGATTATCCTGCTGCCTGCAATGCAATG GAAACGCTACTTGTTCACAAGGACTTGGTGCAGACTGGTTTAGTTAATGAGCTAATTGTGGAACTTCAAATCAAAG GAATATGGTGGAGTTTGACGCCTTCCGAGAGTGATGTGGATTGCTTTTCAATAAATTATCATCTGAATTAA
- the LOC113730441 gene encoding delta-1-pyrroline-5-carboxylate synthase isoform X2, which translates to MALYDSLFSQLDVTSAQLLVTDNDFRDPDFRKQLSETVKSLLSLKVIPILNENDAVSTRKAPYEDSSGIFWDNDSLAALLALELKADLLVLLSDVEGLYSGPPSDPKSKLIHTYVKERHEGAITFGNKSRVGRGGMTAKVKAAVYAAYAGIPVVITSGFAGDNIIRVLNGESIGTLFHRDANQWAPAGEIGAHEMAVAARECSRRLQAVSSKDRSKILLDIADALKENENLILAENAADVAAAQQAGYEKSLISRLALKPGKVSGLANSLRMLANMEEPIGQVLKRTELAEGLILEKTTSPLGVLLIIFESRPEALVQIASLAIRSGNGLLLKGGKEAKRSNAILHKIITSSIPESIGKKLIGLVTSREDIPELLKLDDVIDLVIPRGSNKLVSQIKASTKIPVLGHADGICHVYVDKSADKDMAKQIVLDAKTDYPAACNAMETLLVHKDLVQTGLVNELIVELQIKGVTLYGGPRASSLLNIPEARSFHHEYCSLACTVEIVDDVHAAIDHIHQHGSAHTDSIVTDDHDVAELFLHQLDSAAVFHNASTRFSDGYRFGLGAEVGISTSRIHARGPVGVEGLLTTRWIARGNGQVVNGDAGIVYTHKDLTV; encoded by the exons ATGGCTCTGTATGATTCATTGTTCAGTCAG TTGGATGTGACATCAGCTCAGCTTCTAGTGACGGATAATGATTTTAGGGATCCAGATTTCAGAAAACAACTCAGTGAGACAGTAAAATCATTGTTGTCCCTGAAGGTTATACCTATACTCAATGAAAATGATGCTGTCAGTACCAGGAAGGCTCCTTATGAG GACTCTTCTGGCATATTTTGGGATAATGACAGTTTAGCAGCTTTACTAGCTTTAGAGCTTAAAGCGGACCTTCTAGTTTTGTTGAGTGATGTTGAAGGTCTTTACAGTGGCCCTCCTAGCGATCCAAAGTCGAAGCTAATTCATACTTATGTAAAAGAGAGGCATGAGGGAGCTATTACCTTCGGAAACAAATCTAGGGTAGGACGAGGAGGCATGACTGCTAAAGTTAAAGCAGCTGTTTATGCAGCTTATGCTGGCATCCCTGTTGTGATTACCAG TGGCTTTGCTGGTGATAATATCATTAGAGTTCTAAATGGAGAATCTATTGGCACACTCTTTCATCGAGATGCTAATCAGTGGGCTCCAGCTGGAGAAATTGGAGCTCATGAGATGGCAGTTGCAGCAAGGGAGTGTTCTAGACGGCTTCAG GCTGTGTCTTCGAAAGACAGGAGTAAAATTTTGCTAGATATAGCTGATgctttgaaagaaaatgaaaatctgATCTTAGCTGAAAATGCTGCTGATGTAGCAGCTGCACAACAAGCTGGATATGAAAAATCTTTGATATCTCGATTGGCTTTAAAGCCTGGAAAG GTTTCTGGTCTTGCAAATTCTCTTCGCATGCTTGCAAATATGGAAGAACCTATTGGTCAGGTTCTAAAAAGAACAGAG CTTGCAGAGGGATTGATCTTGGAAAAGACAACATCTCCTTTaggtgttcttttgattatttttgaGTCACGGCCAGAGGCACTTGTTCAG ATAGCTTCATTGGCAATTAGAAGTGGAAATGGGCTCCTGTTGAAAGGAGGAAAGGAGGCCAAACGATCAAATGCAATCTTACACAAG ATTATTACTTCATCAATCCCAGAAAGCATTGGCAAGAAACTTATTGGACTAGTGACTTCGAGAGAAGACATCCCTGAATTGCTCAAG CTTGATGATGTGATTGATCTTGTGATACCAAGAGGCAGCAATAAACTCGTTTCTCAAATCAAGGCTTCAACAAAAATTCCTGTTCTTGGTCATGCTG ATGGTATCTGCCATGTTTATGTTGACAAGTCAGCTGATAAGGATATGGCAAAGCAAATTGTTTTGGATGCTAAAACAGATTATCCTGCTGCCTGCAATGCAATG GAAACGCTACTTGTTCACAAGGACTTGGTGCAGACTGGTTTAGTTAATGAGCTAATTGTGGAACTTCAAATCAAAG GTGTTACTCTGTATGGTGGACCAAGGGCAAGCTCCTTGTTAAATATTCCAGAGGCACGTTCATTTCATCATGAATATTGTTCACTTGCTTGCACTGTTGAAATTGTGGATGATGTGCATGCTGCAATTGATCATATACATCAACATGGAAG TGCACATACAGATAGCATCGTAACTGATGATCACGATGTTGCAGAACTGTTTTTACATCAACTTGACAG TGCTGCTGTATTCCACAATGCAAGCACAAGATTCAGTGATGGCTACCGATTTGGGCTAGGTGCTGAG